The genome window GCTGTCACACCTGATGCACACTCAAAAAATACCCGATAGGACCGAGGCCAACCCGTGAACCCAGACATGCTCGAAGCCGGCCCCGCTGACGCCAAAGTACTTTCCGTCTTTGACTTCGACGGCACCCTGACCCATCACGACAGTTTCGTGCCCTTCCTCAAGTTTGCCTTTGGCCCCGGCGAGTTCTACGGCCGGATGGTCAAACTGGCGGTGCCTGGGCTGCGCTTTCTGGTGCGGCAGATCAGCCGGGATGAGTTGAAGGCGCAGTTGATCCGCACCTTTATGACCGGGGTGGAGAAGGCATGGGTGCAGCAGAAGGCCGAGGAGTATTGCCAGAAGACCTGGGCGCGGCTGATGCGGCCGACCGGGGTGTTGTCGGTGGAGCAGGAGTTGGGCTCCGGGGCGGAGGTCACGTTGTGTTCGGCATCGCCGGCGCTGGTGTTGCAGCCGTTTGCGAATCGGCTGGGGATCAAGCTGATCGGCACGGAGCTTGAGGTGGTCGACGGGGTGTTGACCGGCAAGCTCACCGGGAATAACTGCCGGTGTGAGAACAAGGTGTTGCGGCTTGAGGCGGTTTACGGGGATTTGGGCGAGTATCGGCTGCGTGCCTGGGGCGATACGCGTGGGGATCGGGAATTGCTGGCGGCGGCGCAGGATGCGCATTTTCGGCATTTTCATGCGAAGAAGAAGCGGGCTCGGTTGCAGCGGTGATGCGGGTGGATGGGGTTGGCGGGTAGACCGTGGGTCGCGCACTAGCATGGGGTGCAAGTGCGCGGATGGCCCATTCCGATCAATCGTCCCCGCTACCCAATTCTTGATCTTCAAATGCGGATCGCACCGCTTCCACAATCCGTTCGGCTAGGTGAATCACTTCCAGCTGCGGATAAGCTTTCTTCAATTTCCCCGATACCTGCCAGCCATTTTCCTTTAACGAGCGAATGACTCGGTTTGCGTCCTGGTCAGGCATTTCCAGCACTTCTTTTAGCCGTTCCTGGGCGCGCTGAAAGATGACCAACACACGCGCTTCATCAGCCATCTCTATACGAACCGTGTGCGCCACTACCTGTGCCGTATACAAGACTTGGTCGGTCAAGTCTGGGTAGCGCCACGCGAATTGCGCATCGTCGTAGTCATCGAAGACCAGATTGCTGCGGGTTCCGTCCTCGTAGACTACAAGTTCTCCAAATCGATAGGAGCCAGCGTAGCGTTGCATGAATGGCCGCGAAAATGCCTCCAGCGTACGATCGTAACGCGCCCGGAAATCAATCGAGCTTGTGATTGTGGCCGACACTGGCAGGATTACGCCATCAGGCACCGCCTTATCACGGATCAAGGTATCGTTGATCAGAAAGCGATGGATCCGACCATTGCCGTCTCGCATGGGGTGGATATAGACAAAAGCGAAAGCGATTACAGCTGCCCGGGCCAGCGGCTCAGCGCCCCGTGTTGCCAACTCGAATGCTTTCAAGCCATCAAGCAGTTGCGTCAGCACCTCAAATTGCGGCGCAATGTAGTGCACGATGTCCTCGCGCATGGTGGCCTGCCCCACGAAGACCGGTGAGTGCCGTAAGCCCAGCCCTAGCGCCTCTTCCCCCAAAATACCGGCTTGCAAGGTGTGCAGGCTTTCATTACTCAACGGATTCTCGATGTGACCACAGTACTTGGCGATCACGTGGGCAAACCGCTGGATCCTGTCGGCTTTGTCTGCCTCTCTCTCGATCAAAAAGCTGGCACGCGACTCCTTGAACGTCAGCCAACTCGCCGTGCGCATCAGGATATCAGCGCCAAAGGTCTGGTTCAGCTCCCCCAGTGCTGCGCCCAGATCAAACTGCAACGCTTCTTGCACGGCTTCGGTGCGACGGATCAAGGGAGAGAACGCAGGTACGCCGGGAAGATTATCGTTGATGCGCCAACGCCTTATACGCAAAGGCTCAACTCGGGTCAGGTAATGCTGTGATGAAACAGCATCGACATAGCCGCCATTGGTAACATCTGGTACATCAAGGTGCAGTCCGGTTAACCACTCGTACAGGAATCCTGTGCGGCGGGCATATTGACCAAAAGGCGTTTGCCGGCACCAGGCTTCGACGGGCTCAGGGCCGGCTGCAGCAAATAGGCGAGCGAAGAATTCGAGGTGAATTTCTTCGTACTTGAGCCCGAACTCGAAATGCCCTGCAAAGTCGTCCGAGGGTTGGTAGCTGAGGGGGTACTTACGCTCGACATGTCCATTGCTCTCGTGGCTCATACGGGTCGTACCGATTACCGATTCGACGCGTAGTGGCTGTGCAAGCGCGATACGGTAGCGGTCAGCGAGTGCCTTGAAACCTACCTGCATGGTCGAATCCCCTAACGAACGCTAAAAAACGATAACTATTGGGGAATATTAGACGAAAACGATAATTTTGTGAGTACGAAAACGCTAATGCGCTCTTAAATTAGCTAACGAATTAGCCATTTCATTTGAAAACGATAACAACCTTAAGGGCAGCGATCCGAGTTGAGGGTCCGTCAGGAGACCGAGGCGATCCCTTCGTAGCCTCGCCGGAGCTCGACAACTCCCACATTTGATCTTTGTCATCCCGTTAATCGGTGTTCAACGGGCGTTTATGTCGTGGCTTTGAGGTCTACGCCCAGGGCTGTGGCGAAGGCTTTTACCATCGGGCTGCGTGGGGCGTTGTGGCGCAGGATGAGGTTGAAGGCGGTGCTCAGGTGCACTTGCTCCGGGCACAGTGCGCGCAGGCGCCCTTCTCTCACCAAGGGCGTGGCGTAGTGTTCGGGCAA of Pseudomonas azotoformans contains these proteins:
- a CDS encoding HAD-IB family hydrolase, which codes for MLEAGPADAKVLSVFDFDGTLTHHDSFVPFLKFAFGPGEFYGRMVKLAVPGLRFLVRQISRDELKAQLIRTFMTGVEKAWVQQKAEEYCQKTWARLMRPTGVLSVEQELGSGAEVTLCSASPALVLQPFANRLGIKLIGTELEVVDGVLTGKLTGNNCRCENKVLRLEAVYGDLGEYRLRAWGDTRGDRELLAAAQDAHFRHFHAKKKRARLQR
- a CDS encoding Fic family protein, with product MQVGFKALADRYRIALAQPLRVESVIGTTRMSHESNGHVERKYPLSYQPSDDFAGHFEFGLKYEEIHLEFFARLFAAAGPEPVEAWCRQTPFGQYARRTGFLYEWLTGLHLDVPDVTNGGYVDAVSSQHYLTRVEPLRIRRWRINDNLPGVPAFSPLIRRTEAVQEALQFDLGAALGELNQTFGADILMRTASWLTFKESRASFLIEREADKADRIQRFAHVIAKYCGHIENPLSNESLHTLQAGILGEEALGLGLRHSPVFVGQATMREDIVHYIAPQFEVLTQLLDGLKAFELATRGAEPLARAAVIAFAFVYIHPMRDGNGRIHRFLINDTLIRDKAVPDGVILPVSATITSSIDFRARYDRTLEAFSRPFMQRYAGSYRFGELVVYEDGTRSNLVFDDYDDAQFAWRYPDLTDQVLYTAQVVAHTVRIEMADEARVLVIFQRAQERLKEVLEMPDQDANRVIRSLKENGWQVSGKLKKAYPQLEVIHLAERIVEAVRSAFEDQELGSGDD